The window TAACAGAATAACAGATACTATACATGTAAAACACAGGTaaacaaattcaaaaatgaAAGTGCAGAAACAATAGCATACCTGGGAGAGAAGTTTTGCAAGATATTCAGAACCCATTTTGCTAGCCAAGTGTCCATAGTCAGGACTGGTATAAAAGTACTCTTGCTCCCTTCGCCTTGCATAAGTCATATCAGTATTTTTCATAATATCAGCTTGGGATCTATTCACAATCCCCACCCATGGATGTTGGAGACGATAAGCTCTGCCTTCAAGGACCTTAAGATACGAAGACATCAACATCAGCAACGAATATGTGAAAAAGTGAACTTTCAACCTGTAACTTCAATTTAGTGAAAAAAGGAAAACAGGTCTCACATCTAATGCATTAGTTCCTTTGTCCATCAGATCAAGCTTAGTTAACACACCAAAAGTCCTTTCACCTGCAAAGTCACGGAGTTCTATAAGATAAAAAAGCACGGATATTGGagttaataaacaaatcaacaGGGTAAGCATACTGCATACCTGATGGATCCACCTCCTTAGCAAGTTTCATAGCATCGGATGTTGCAATATCTTGGTTGGCAGGAGATATTGCTAATATGATGGAGTTGGGCTGAAACTCGTACAACCATCAGCGTATGTCAGAACTAACGACATGCAATGTGTTTCTTTTAACTAATCATATAACTAAATTACCTTCTCGACATATGCTCGAACCATCTTTTCTATGTCTTCTACTATAGTTTCAGGTTGTCCTTCTGCAAATATATAGGCTCTCCGAGTCAAATGAAGCTCAGATCGATTAGCAAATGCAACAATAATCATTGAAGATAGAGAAACTTACCAACAGCAACTTTGGTCAATCCAGGTAAATCGATTAAAGTTAAGTTGACAACTGGTAGAGCAAAGAAACCACAATACGGATTCAGTATCacataaaaagtaataatatgacaatattggttaaaaaaaaagtacccACCTTTAGGGGAGTATATGCTAAGATGGATTGGAATCGGAGATATTTGTTTTGACTTTCCAGTGATTCTATCTGTTTCATCTTCAATCTCTTTCCTTACCAAagctgtgaaagatacttgttCTAAGTAAACTATTCTCCACAAAAAACTGATAATTTGCATTATTCATTACATAAAAGAAATCAGTTGAGCATCACTTCACATACAGAAATCAGTAAATCGCCTGCGTGGAATATGTCCAAATTCAGCATACTCTTCTCCACCATCCGTTTTATGTAACTGCAACACCAATGGCCGCCTTGTGACAATACCTGTAATAGCCATGAATGGTTGATTCGATATCTCAAATTAACACCAAGATATTTATAAAAAAGCAAAAGTATACTACAAATCGAACTAGTAACTAACTTACCAGATCCTCTAGGAAGAAAATCTCTCCCAACAATGCTTTCCAACACCGATGACTTTCCAGAACTCTATTATCAACTCAATTGCATCAACAGAATGCAAAAATAACTAAAGAAAACATTTAAGCCTCCCATAAACCATCCCCATAAAGGGCTTTATAAAAATAGACAACGAATTAAAAACTCAAACGTGCATCGAGCCAAGTGTACTAAATACAACATCAGGCTTCAAGCGGAGAGATTTAAATACTAACATAAAAAAGGAGAAACTAAGAGAACACAAATACAGAAtacctacaaggctacaagtAAAAGCCAAACATCAGTTCAAGCTAACATCATgtgaaataaaaatattctaGGTGTTTTGTAACCAATATCTAAAGGCAGCTTGGTTTGGAGACTGATTGGCAGATCAATTTTGCTGCAGCTCTATAATACATTTGGAATGAAAAAAACATGAGAGTCTCTAATATGTCAGGTCATCTACGAAGTGGTGATAATTGAAGACGCAGCAATCAACTAACGTGGCAAAAGGTGCAAGGTTATGGCCGAGTAGTTAGATTAGGTGTCAGATAAAGATATAGTCGGCAACTCGGCATCATTTCCTTAGCATAGCCTATCTATTCTGAACACGATGCATTCAGATAGTCTTAAATTTCAATTCTCCTTCACTAAGTGAGCTTGATTTACCTCACATGATTCgcaaagattcaaacttttgtTCGGTCGATCATATCTAAGCGTCTGAAATAATTTGTCTCACATTGTGTATTGGGCACACCCACATTAATTTCGAAAAATATACTTTTATCTCCTCAAAACCTCCCCACCAACTTACTCCTTCCTTCTGTTCCTAAATATTTATCCACTTAAAAACAACAACAGAACtcaggtttaaaaaaaaagtaactattACAGCTTACTGTTTTACTTTGCcatatatctaaaataatacaaaaacttaacaattattatttttttaggatatattaaaataataaaaaaaatgttaatgtAATTCATACAAAAACTCAACTTTCCTTTAAGGGATTACAGCAactaaaaacaacaacaacaacaacaatatatatatatatatatatatatatatattatatatatatatatatatatttatgttagaCTTTTAAcaaatgtaaaataataataataataataataatacgggGTAATAGAGTAATATTAATACAATTtctgtaaagaaaaaaaacttaaaaaaaaaaaaagaagaagaagaggaggaggaggagaaacCTGGCCGCCAACAACGACGACGGAAGGAAGGGCATCCCAAAGAGAATTCAAGGTGGAATCACCGCCGCCATAATCACCTAATTTCGTACATGCCATTTGTATTTTATTCACAAGTCCAATTAAACTCTCCATCCGAGCCGTCATTCTttctttagtattattatttgttaCTACTTTGTTTGAAGGAtaataacaagaacaaaaaGCAGGAAaacaagaaagaagaagaagaagaagaagaaatataaaattttttgactTGACTGTCTGTGGTTAGAATATTTGTCAAATAAGGGCAGTGGATTTATTTAAATCTATTTATGCGCTcctttttctattattattatggtcTCGTGGGCAAGTTTTAattattacggagtattattatttgtttttgttagtaaagtattatatttaagatgagtttatttaatcaataataGAAAGATAGAATGGTCTATTTATCAAAGTTTATGTAAATCCTTTTTGGTTCATgttttattttgtcattttctgaTATTTTGATTAGAAAAATAGAATGGTCTAttcttcaaaatttcaaaatcatacctttcttgttcaaattttcaaaagaagAAATGAGAACATCAGTCGAATATCCATAAAAATGATGTTCTTTTTGGGTGCTCGAACTAGATGTTTGATGAAAACACAACCAAATTTAAAGTTGCTTTTCTATTTGAAACCAAACAACCCTAAACTCAACATTTAGGTTAATTACAAAATACTCATACTAGTATTACTATTTTttattggtataccatactgtACAACTGTTATAACAGACAGTACAATTATATAATACGTAAAAATAGTAGATTAATAAAGAGTTGTGATGCTATTATCAATTTCCTTCTGATTTACCTTTATACGTAATTGTGGGGTATCACTGTCTTTTGGTtcatatgttaatatattagtCTTAACTAGGTGGTGTTTGttttataacttaataaaaaatgtcatgatttaataaaaaatacttaatccattaagtaataaaaaatatttgttttttgacttaataaacaaaaaataaatgtattgatttaattcatacagacattatttatccatttaTTCAACTATGAATTCAATCACTAATGGTTATTTATCCATTTACTCAAATATGAATTCAATCACTAatggtttaaaaaacaaatgccTCCCTTATTTGGTCTGAAATCACCCAACTCAACCattgtaaattagtaaattaccAACATCAAATCATTTTTGCACTTGATCATTAACCAGAATCAataaacaaaatccaaattCTGTGTTTCCATGTTTGTTTTTCACATCGAAACTAGATATTGAACACCATTACTACCTATTACGAGCCATACAAGTTACACAGATAAGGTTAGAATTACAGAATTCAACTGAAAAGATAACAATGAAACGACTAGTAAATTTGAGCAGACAGCATTCGAAACTTAAGCACTCTACAAAAGAATTTTACATTGTCAACAAGTCTAGATAACAGTTTTAATGCTATTGTTCTTATTTTACATGTTGTATTGAGCGTGTATTCATAACACAGGAAAAAAACTTGATGTATGAATTCTAAACACAAGTCAACCTCACAAACCAGTGTAAGTTTATACTTCATCAACTACATCACGATGTTTGACCAAAGATCGTATGAGCAAACTATGCAACAAAAAGGTCAAGTTTCACTTGCCATCTTCTTTTCCCAGGTGATGGAGCATTCAGCAATCAATCTTTCTTGTAAATTAGAGTTGGGTATTCTGGATTCCACATATTGTTCTCAACGTAGCAAAGAATTTCATCCTGTAAAAGGATAGTGTGGTGGGAACCAATTTCAGCTTACGCACTTGTCAATACTCAATAGACGgttaatatatactcgtatataaataTAGGATAGTATAGAGTTTACTATATCTTGCAAAATATTTATTGGAAAATAGTTCAGGTACAACAAGGTACTGAAGTTATGGGCTCAGTTGTGATAGTACCTTATTTAGCTTACTGAGCTCACGACCATCCATTTCACGATACCCTTCTGCTAGATCTTCTTCTATTGCTTCACTAATAACCGCAGCAGCTACCTGCTTTGTAATATCACGTATGCTGGAACACAAAAATGACAAATACGAAGTTGccaaagttacaattttatttttaaactacaTATCAGCAACCAGTGCCCAATACTTGTGCAGAAATTAGAGTATACAATATAAATCATGCATATACCTCGATATGGAAGGGTAAATAATTCCTTTGAGGACCTCCTCTTCGGTCATGTACGCAGCTAAGCTGTAAATTATTATGCATTGGAAAAAATGATCATTCACATTGCAAAATTATGACCAGACTTGGGTCAAATAAGAAAGTTACCATTCAGCTGCAGCCTGTAACATGCCGTCTGAGACTATTCTAGAGCCAGAAAGAAGAGTGCCAAGACCAATGCTACATAATTTGAATATCATAAAATtagaaataatgaaaatatacaTATGAATATTTGAATCAGTGACTGATACTAAGAACTGACCCAGGAAAAAGATACATATTGTTTCCCTGGTTGCAATGACCGGTGTGTCCATTTCCTGCAGTagaaaacacaaacaattaatAGTCACTCAAAGAAAAGTCTAAAGGTAGCTTCAAATTCTACAAGTCAAATCATAAGAAAACTGGAAAACAAACCGAGATCCACATCAGCAAATGGGCTTCCACTTGCAAAAATAACATTGTCACCCACAATAGAAAATGCTTCTTCCGGTGTGCATTCAGCTGTCATAAACAGCAaagaataatttatttaaaagctCGTACGCATAAGCCACTATCTTACATCATAACACTCATACCATTGGTTGTGGGATTTGACATTGCAAATATCGCAGGTCTTGTTGAAGTTGACCCTCTAAGTGCTTCTAATACCTAAGTATTGGTAGAGAAccttagttaaataaaaagaaatgtagagcataaatagagaaaaattaaactaatttaGTGACATTGTAAATGTGCACCTCCTTAGAAAACAAACCCCCAACGGCAGACAATCCAAGAAGTACATCAGGCTTTACTTCCCGCACCTAATTGGCAAAGAAAGTAAACAGTAGGTCAATAACCAATATTCTGATTTCTCCAATTCTGAAGCTGTAAGACCAGTAATCTAACTGTTTGTTCATCAACTGAATGTATCAATGGACAACAAGCAGTAAATCCCACAGGGTCTAGTTGTATCAATGGACAACAAGCAGTGGACGTTAAAAAGTCCAACAAAGTCTATTGTTATGTAGCCCGAACTAGCAAATCATTTAGTTACAAAACTTTATTAACTGTTTAAGGGTCAACCCCACTAGCCTAGCCAATTGTGACCCATACTAGAATGAGTATATGACCCATTTAACCCGACCCAACCAATCCCTCCATTGGAACCCAAGTACCCAATTGTTTTAACTCATTACCCAATGTGTCCAATTTTCCACTAGTTGAATTATGATTAAATTATCGAAGGCACTCGACATTAAAATTAAGGTATCAAACACACCACTTCTGCTAGGCTTGCCCCTTCCCTCAATCCTTGGCGGCCAATCTCTTTAGTCTTCCTCGCAAATGGCTTTGCATCTTCGTCGATATTTTCACGCTCTTCTGTTACCAAACCCTAATTCATGtccaaataaaaaagatttgatTAGATTTATCCACAACAAACCAGCTGAGGATTTCTGTGGTGCTTACTGATCGTTGATGAATATCATATGGCTAATGAATAAACTTACTTTAGCATCAACGACCCAAAACTGACTCCCTGCACTCTCATATGCCTGTTCGTTATTTCCTAACATTCTTGCCATTGTTTTCCTAGCAGCATTCAGAACCCCAATTCCTGCACTGCAGTTGCACAATAGGTATGACAAAATAAATGAGAAATGGCCACTTTATGCATAAAATTGAACTAAACAGATTTAGAAATCATCCAAAAAGAATGAAAACCTTCCAGCACCAgcaacaacaatcttttgctttGGAAAGTCAATCATTGGCTTTCCCTGTGCCCTAACAGCTCCAAGAAGACCAGCAATTGCAACTCCGGCAGTTCCTTGTACGTCATCATTGAACATTCTGTAGCTACATCTGTAGCGTTGCAGTAACTTGAAGGCCCACTTACTTTGAAAATcttcaaactaaaaaaaatggtacCTCATAAGTATCTTCTTGATGCATAACGTTTATTAAGAACTTTTACAAGCATGTAGAAATACTAAAAGAGATAATAACCTGCACTATAACATGAGGCCAACGAGTGAAAACAGCCTCCATAAACTCATCAATAACAGCAATATACTCATCGCCGTCAATGCGGTGTTGCTGCAATCCCAGATCTGAACAGACGATCATATCAACAATATACAATGATGGTTTATAGGTTAATTATGTTAAAACTTTTAGATTATACATCATAACATGTAACAGTAAGCTTTAGACTGAATCCATCAGTAAAATGAATCATACATAGAGGGTCTTTAAGCAGGGCCTCATTGTTGGTTCCAACATCAATCATAATAGGAAGCACCTGTGATAAGAAAAGAGAAAACTCTAAGTAGGACTAGATTCTACCAAAAGAGTAAAGTGGGATGATGAAATTATTGATTTGACTAATAGTAACATTAGTTGATACATATTTTCAAATGAAGACAAGAGTAGCGAGCAGTGCGAATATTACTCTTTGTGGGTTTATTCCTGCTGCAGCAACATACAAATCCAGCTTTCCTATTGCAATACCAATCCCTTGAACTCCAAGATCACCAAGACCCAATATTCTGCTTCCATCAGTGACGACAATCATATCAACCTACACAATATAAAAGATGGGTTCTTCATAAATTCAGTAATGAGTCATAAGCTATTAATTACAAGCACCAACCCTTCTACATAGTTGTAAAGTCAGAGCCAGTACAGACCTGATCAGCAGGCCAATTATAAACCATTGACATCATCTCTCCACGGTCTTCAGCACTGAAATACATTCCCCTTGGCCTTCTAAACAAACCACTATATTTCTGACAAACAAGCCCAACTGTAGGAGTATACACTATAGGGGCATATTCCTCAATTTTGGCAATAAGAACCTGACATAACAAATATAATGCGATTAGTTAAGACCCGACCTGTACACTATAAGCATTTATCTTAGCGTTAGGAATTGCATTCATTATGCATGtaacttttttcatatatttgctCTTGATACAGTGAAGTAAGTAAACTCAAACCCAAACAAATCACTCACCTTATAGTACATTGTCTCATTTCTGT is drawn from Erigeron canadensis isolate Cc75 chromosome 9, C_canadensis_v1, whole genome shotgun sequence and contains these coding sequences:
- the LOC122581759 gene encoding NAD-dependent malic enzyme 62 kDa isoform, mitochondrial-like, with the translated sequence MWNMNRQIRLMKEIRQQYKICRSFTTIEGHRPTIVHKQGLDILHDPWFNKGTAFSMTERDRLELRGLLPPNVMSNEQQIDRFMADLKRLEVNTTDGPSDTNSLAKWRILNRLHDRNETMYYKVLIAKIEEYAPIVYTPTVGLVCQKYSGLFRRPRGMYFSAEDRGEMMSMVYNWPADQVDMIVVTDGSRILGLGDLGVQGIGIAIGKLDLYVAAAGINPQRVLPIMIDVGTNNEALLKDPLYLGLQQHRIDGDEYIAVIDEFMEAVFTRWPHVIVQFEDFQSKWAFKLLQRYRCSYRMFNDDVQGTAGVAIAGLLGAVRAQGKPMIDFPKQKIVVAGAGSAGIGVLNAARKTMARMLGNNEQAYESAGSQFWVVDAKGLVTEERENIDEDAKPFARKTKEIGRQGLREGASLAEVVREVKPDVLLGLSAVGGLFSKEVLEALRGSTSTRPAIFAMSNPTTNAECTPEEAFSIVGDNVIFASGSPFADVDLGNGHTGHCNQGNNMYLFPGIGLGTLLSGSRIVSDGMLQAAAECLAAYMTEEEVLKGIIYPSISSIRDITKQVAAAVISEAIEEDLAEGYREMDGRELSKLNKDEILCYVENNMWNPEYPTLIYKKD